A window of the Nyctibius grandis isolate bNycGra1 chromosome 34 unlocalized genomic scaffold, bNycGra1.pri SUPER_34_unloc_1, whole genome shotgun sequence genome harbors these coding sequences:
- the LOC137676987 gene encoding LOW QUALITY PROTEIN: ubiquitin carboxyl-terminal hydrolase MINDY-2-like (The sequence of the model RefSeq protein was modified relative to this genomic sequence to represent the inferred CDS: inserted 1 base in 1 codon) yields the protein MNVLLLAGKIKLPPMMEIITAEQLMEYLGDYILDAKPKEISEIQRLNYERNMSDAMAILRKVQMGLDVXCIVFDLLDIPLYHGWLVDPQVADVVKAAGNCSYNQLVEKITSCKQLDNSELVSEGFAAEQFLNNTATQLTYHGLCELTSAVQEGELCVFFRNNHFSTMTKYKGQLYLLMTDQGFLTEEKVVWESLHNVVGDGNFCDSEFHLRPPSDPETVYRGQQHQIDQDYLMALSLQQEQQNQEINWEQIPEGISDLELAKKLQEEEDRRASQYYQEQEQAAAQVQEVQGAASPASGRQSGSNERKQAETAHALTSTKVSVLKQFSLKTLARNAAEHAALPGKGAGNRATGKRRVTRRGKGNRTPRRGSSAGKAERAQPGRQHGENRRPRAPLRSSLPGHRRARRFSRLHNRVLRPDGDNDSDGDTRFPPGSCRPGLPRHGSQGLPEVRPLPRRPQCRGKISQPVTKDRCVSKMFLRGDSIIIVLRNPLIAGK from the exons ATGAAcgtgctgctcctggctgggaagATTAAGCTGCCGCCAATGATGGAAATCATAACAGCTGAACAGCTGATGGAATACTTAGGAGACTATATTCTTGATGCAAAACCTAAAGAGATATCTGAAATTCAGCGTCTAAATTATGAGCGGAATATGAGTGATGCAATGGCAATTCTACGTAAGGTGCAGATGGGTCTGGATG AATGCATAGTGTTTGATCTTCTTGATATCCCCTTGTATCACGGATGGTTAGTGGACCCTCAGGTTGCTGACGTAGTTAAAGCAGCTGGTAACTGCAGTTACAATCAGCTAGTGGAGAAGATAACTTCTTGTAAACAGTTGGACAACAGTGAACTGGTTAGCGAAGGTTTTGCAGCTGAGCAATTTCTAAATAACACAGCTACACAGTTGACATACCATGGACTGTGTGAGTTGACTTCAGCTGTCCAGGAGGGAGAGCTTTGTGTGTTCTTCAGGAACAACCATTTTAGCACCATGACCAAATATAAGGGTCAGCTTTACCTGCTAATGACAGACCAGGGCTTTCTTACAGAAGAGAAAGTTGTTTGGGAAAGCTTACACAATGTGGTTGGTGATGgaaatttctgtgattctgaattCCACCTACGGCCTCCATCAGACCCTGAAACTGTCTACAGAGGGCAGCAGCATCAAATAGATCAAGACTATCTGATGGCATTGTCTCTACAACAAGAGCAGCAAAATCAAGAGATTAACTGGGAACAGATCCCAGAAGGAATCAGTGATCTAGAGCTAGCAAAGAAGCTCCAGGAAGAGGAGGACAGGAGAGCTTCTCAGTACTATCAGGAACAAGAACAAGCAGCTGCTCAGGTCCAGGAGGTGCAAggtgctgcttctccagcaaGTGGAAGACAATCTGGGAGTAATGAACGCAAAc AAGCCGAGACCGCCCACGCCCTCACGTCCACGAAAGTCTCAGTTCTCAAGCAATTCTCTCTCAAAACTCTGGCCCGCAACGCTGCCGAACACGCCGCTTTACCGGGCAAAGGCGCAGGAAACCGAGCAACAGGAAAG CGGCGAGTGACGCGGCGGGGTAAAGGCAACCGCACACCCCGACGAGGCAGCAGCGCTGGGAAAGCCGAGCGCGCGCAGCCCGGGCGGCAGCACGGCGAGAACCGGCGGCCGCGGGCCCCGCTGCGCAGTTCCTTGCCTGGGCA CCGGCGCGCGCGGCGCTTCAGCCGCCTCCACAACCGGGTGCTGCGGCCGGACGGGGACAACGACAGCGACGGGGACA CCCGTTTCCCCCCCGGCTCCTGTCGCCCCGGCCTCCCCCGGCACGGCTCGCAGGGGCTGCCCGAGGTGCGGCCGCTCCCCCGCAGGCCGCAGTGCCGGGG AAAAATCTCCCAGCCTGTCACCAAAGATCGCTGCGTCTCCAAGATGTTCCTGCGTGGGGACTCCATCATCATCGTCCTCCGGAACCCCCTCATCGCTGGGAAGTAG
- the LOC137677030 gene encoding cytochrome c oxidase subunit 7A1, mitochondrial-like, producing MRVLRAAPWRLLRSLRPPAPPRHLHNRVQEHQKLFQEDNGLPVHLKGGAMDSILYRFTTLVCSVGTCYSLWSLAQASRPKKN from the exons ATGAGGGTTCTGCGG GCCGCCCCCTGGCGGCTGCTGCGCTCGCTgcgtccccccgcccccccgcggCACCTCCATAACCGCGTGCAGGAGCATCAGAAGCTCTTCCAG GAGGACAACGGGCTCCCGGTGCATCTCAAGGGGGGAGCGATGGACTCGATCCTGTATCGCTTCACCACGCTCGTGTGCTCCGTGG GCACGTGCTACTCCCTGTGGTCGCTGGCCCAGGCCTCGAGGCCCAAGAAGAACTAA